One Phoenix dactylifera cultivar Barhee BC4 chromosome 14, palm_55x_up_171113_PBpolish2nd_filt_p, whole genome shotgun sequence DNA window includes the following coding sequences:
- the LOC103712360 gene encoding glutamyl-tRNA(Gln) amidotransferase subunit A isoform X2: MIYIPKPHSRSMSPGCNAMCRRALPRRVVSVALILLTVALCSPPTRRSPAAAEAAGHHFAMDNRQTLQVEDTASEENDTEISIVKDALKYFDADFFNDSKVKEMMKGAKEFNLPMFRVNRRLVAFEDGGLHNPSVLVFNSSWGSKEAPHNNRKFNYSPLSGIKRPSSEEDIAFMSVLELGELIRTKQITSCELTDIFLRRLRRYNHVLEAVISFTEDLAHSQATKADELLAQGTYLGPLHGIPYGLKDIIAVPHYKTTWGSKTFEDQILDIEAWVYKRLKSAGAVLVAKLVSGSLAYDDIWFGGRTRNPWNIAEFSTGSSAGPAASTSAGMVPFAIGSETAGSITYPAARCGITGLRPTFGTVGRSGVMSISESLDKLGPFCRSAADCALIIDAIRGKDPDDPSSRNVALEDPFQVDIQKLTVGYLEDAEMEVVYVLSSKGVNCVPFKLNYTVESVQAILNFTMDVDMLSHFDKWQRSGHDDEYEAQDQWPVELRRARLIPAVDYLQAQRVRGKLIKEVCGSFTVDAFIGNATDWERVCLGNLVGMPVIVVPTGFKSIEDPPKGGTRRRTTITTGIYAPPDHDHIALALAMAYQSATNHHKQRPPIDDLGPNDVVPTPGTSLCCDPFDNSCLCFQRGCWLAESFKSLRKF, translated from the exons ATGATTTACATCCCAAAGCCTCACTCGCGGAGCATGTCGCCAGGCTGCAACGCCATGTGCCGCCGGGCGCTGCCGCGTCGCGTCGTCTCGGTGGCCCTTATCCTCTTAACCGTCGCCTTGTGTTCGCCGCCGACGCGGCGCTCACCGGCAGCGGCAGAAGCAGCGGGGCATCACTTCGCCATG GACAATAGGCAGACTCTTCAAGTGGAAGACACTGCAAGTGAAGAAAATGACACTGAAATTTCTATAGTCAAGGATGCTTTAAAGTATTTCGATGCCGATTTTTTCAATGATTCAAAG GTGAAAGAAATGATGAAGGGTGCAAAAGAGTTCAACTTACCTATGTTCAGAGTGAACCGTAGGCTGGTTGCTTTTGAAGATGGGGGATTGCATAATCCATCAGTTTTGGTGTTCAATTCATCGTGGGGCAGCAAAGAAGCACCTCATAATAATAGAAAATTCAACTATTCTCCTTTGTCTGGGATAAAGAGGCCAAGTAGTGAAGAAGATATTGCATTCATGTCT GTACTTGAACTAGGAGAACTTATTAGGACCAAACAAATTACTTCGTGCGAGCTTACTGATATATTCCTTCGAAGATTAAGAAG GTACAATCATGTTCTTGAAGCTGTGATTTCATTTACTGAAGACTTAGCACACAGTCAGGCTACAAAGGCAGATGAGTTGCTGGCCCAAGGAACATATTTGG GTCCTCTTCATGGAATTCCTTATGGACTGAAAGACATTATAGCAGTACCCCACTATAAGACCACTTGGGGTTCAAAAACGTTCGAGGATCAAATTCTTGACATTGAAGCTTGGGTCTACAAAAG GCTAAAGTCTGCTGGAGCTGTTCTTGTAGCAAAGCTTGTTTCAGGATCACTAGCCTATGACGATATCTGGTTTGGGGGAAGGACCAGAAACCCTTGGAATATTGCTGAATTCTCTACTGGTTCATCAGCAGGACCAGCAGCCAGCACATCTGCAG GCATGGTTCCATTTGCGATTGGCTCGGAAACCGCTGGGTCAATAACTTACCCTGCTGCTCGTTGTGGAATAACTGGCTTGCGCCCGACTTTTGGGACTGTTGGTCGAAGTGGTGTCATGAGCATATCTGAGAGTTTG GACAAGCTTGGTCCTTTCTGCAGAAGTGCCGCAGACTGTGCTCTTATAATAGATGCCATTAGAGGAAAGGATCCAGATGACCCTTCATCTCGTAATGTTGCTCTCGAAGACCCATTTCAAGTTGACATCCAAAAACTAACTGTTGGTTATCTTGAAGATGCTGAGATGGAG gTTGTTTATGTTCTTTCGTCAAAGGGTGTTAATTGTGTTCCTTTCAAGCTAAATTACACAGTTGAATCAGTTCAGGCAATTCTCAATTTTACAATGGATGTTGATATGCTGTCCCACTTTGACAAGTGGCAGCGCTCAGGACATGATGATGAGTACGAAGCGCAAGATCAGTGGCCAGTAGAGCTGCGACGTGCCCGTTTGATACCTGCCGTAGACTATCTGCAG GCACAAAGGGTACGAGGGAAGCTGATAAAGGAAGTTTGTGGGAGTTTTACTGTAGATGCATTCATTGGCAATGCAACTGATTGGGAGAGGGTCTGCTTGGGAAATCTTGTCGGTATGCCTGTAATTGTTGTTCCAACAGGTTTCAAAAGCATTGAAGATCCACCTAAAGGTGGTACCAGAAGAAGAACCACAATAACTACAGGCATATATGCGCCTCCTGACCATGATCACATT GCTCTAGCATTAGCTATGGCATACCAATCAGCCACCAATCACCACAAACAACGGCCACCTATTGATGACCTTGGCCCAAATGACGTGGTTCCGACTCCTG GGACATCATTGTGTTGTGATCCCTTCGACAATTCATGTTTATGCTTCCAGCGCGGTTGTTGGTTGGCTGAGTCTTTTAAATCTTTGCGAAAATTCTGA
- the LOC103712360 gene encoding glutamyl-tRNA(Gln) amidotransferase subunit A isoform X3 has protein sequence MIYIPKPHSRSMSPGCNAMCRRALPRRVVSVALILLTVALCSPPTRRSPAAAEAAGHHFAMDNRQTLQVEDTASEENDTEISIVKDALKYFDADFFNDSKVKEMMKGAKEFNLPMFRVNRRLVAFEDGGLHNPSVLVFNSSWGSKEAPHNNRKFNYSPLSGIKRPSSEEDIAFMSVLELGELIRTKQITSCELTDIFLRRLRRYNHVLEAVISFTEDLAHSQATKADELLAQGTYLGPLHGIPYGLKDIIAVPHYKTTWGSKTFEDQILDIEAWVYKRLKSAGAVLVAKLVSGSLAYDDIWFGGRTRNPWNIAEFSTGSSAGPAASTSAGMVPFAIGSETAGSITYPAARCGITGLRPTFGTVGRSGVMSISESLVDKLGPFCRSAADCALIIDAIRGKDPDDPSSRNVALEDPFQVDIQKLTVGYLEDAEMEVVYVLSSKGVNCVPFKLNYTVESVQAILNFTMDVDMLSHFDKWQRSGHDDEYEAQDQWPVELRRARLIPAVDYLQAQRVRGKLIKEVCGSFTVDAFIGNATDWERVCLGNLVGMPVIVVPTGFKSIEDPPKGGTRRRTTITTGIYAPPDHDHIALALAMAYQSATNHHKQRPPIDDLGPNDVVPTPGGN, from the exons ATGATTTACATCCCAAAGCCTCACTCGCGGAGCATGTCGCCAGGCTGCAACGCCATGTGCCGCCGGGCGCTGCCGCGTCGCGTCGTCTCGGTGGCCCTTATCCTCTTAACCGTCGCCTTGTGTTCGCCGCCGACGCGGCGCTCACCGGCAGCGGCAGAAGCAGCGGGGCATCACTTCGCCATG GACAATAGGCAGACTCTTCAAGTGGAAGACACTGCAAGTGAAGAAAATGACACTGAAATTTCTATAGTCAAGGATGCTTTAAAGTATTTCGATGCCGATTTTTTCAATGATTCAAAG GTGAAAGAAATGATGAAGGGTGCAAAAGAGTTCAACTTACCTATGTTCAGAGTGAACCGTAGGCTGGTTGCTTTTGAAGATGGGGGATTGCATAATCCATCAGTTTTGGTGTTCAATTCATCGTGGGGCAGCAAAGAAGCACCTCATAATAATAGAAAATTCAACTATTCTCCTTTGTCTGGGATAAAGAGGCCAAGTAGTGAAGAAGATATTGCATTCATGTCT GTACTTGAACTAGGAGAACTTATTAGGACCAAACAAATTACTTCGTGCGAGCTTACTGATATATTCCTTCGAAGATTAAGAAG GTACAATCATGTTCTTGAAGCTGTGATTTCATTTACTGAAGACTTAGCACACAGTCAGGCTACAAAGGCAGATGAGTTGCTGGCCCAAGGAACATATTTGG GTCCTCTTCATGGAATTCCTTATGGACTGAAAGACATTATAGCAGTACCCCACTATAAGACCACTTGGGGTTCAAAAACGTTCGAGGATCAAATTCTTGACATTGAAGCTTGGGTCTACAAAAG GCTAAAGTCTGCTGGAGCTGTTCTTGTAGCAAAGCTTGTTTCAGGATCACTAGCCTATGACGATATCTGGTTTGGGGGAAGGACCAGAAACCCTTGGAATATTGCTGAATTCTCTACTGGTTCATCAGCAGGACCAGCAGCCAGCACATCTGCAG GCATGGTTCCATTTGCGATTGGCTCGGAAACCGCTGGGTCAATAACTTACCCTGCTGCTCGTTGTGGAATAACTGGCTTGCGCCCGACTTTTGGGACTGTTGGTCGAAGTGGTGTCATGAGCATATCTGAGAGTTTGGTA GACAAGCTTGGTCCTTTCTGCAGAAGTGCCGCAGACTGTGCTCTTATAATAGATGCCATTAGAGGAAAGGATCCAGATGACCCTTCATCTCGTAATGTTGCTCTCGAAGACCCATTTCAAGTTGACATCCAAAAACTAACTGTTGGTTATCTTGAAGATGCTGAGATGGAG gTTGTTTATGTTCTTTCGTCAAAGGGTGTTAATTGTGTTCCTTTCAAGCTAAATTACACAGTTGAATCAGTTCAGGCAATTCTCAATTTTACAATGGATGTTGATATGCTGTCCCACTTTGACAAGTGGCAGCGCTCAGGACATGATGATGAGTACGAAGCGCAAGATCAGTGGCCAGTAGAGCTGCGACGTGCCCGTTTGATACCTGCCGTAGACTATCTGCAG GCACAAAGGGTACGAGGGAAGCTGATAAAGGAAGTTTGTGGGAGTTTTACTGTAGATGCATTCATTGGCAATGCAACTGATTGGGAGAGGGTCTGCTTGGGAAATCTTGTCGGTATGCCTGTAATTGTTGTTCCAACAGGTTTCAAAAGCATTGAAGATCCACCTAAAGGTGGTACCAGAAGAAGAACCACAATAACTACAGGCATATATGCGCCTCCTGACCATGATCACATT GCTCTAGCATTAGCTATGGCATACCAATCAGCCACCAATCACCACAAACAACGGCCACCTATTGATGACCTTGGCCCAAATGACGTGGTTCCGACTCCTG gtggAAACTAG
- the LOC103712360 gene encoding glutamyl-tRNA(Gln) amidotransferase subunit A isoform X1, translating into MIYIPKPHSRSMSPGCNAMCRRALPRRVVSVALILLTVALCSPPTRRSPAAAEAAGHHFAMDNRQTLQVEDTASEENDTEISIVKDALKYFDADFFNDSKVKEMMKGAKEFNLPMFRVNRRLVAFEDGGLHNPSVLVFNSSWGSKEAPHNNRKFNYSPLSGIKRPSSEEDIAFMSVLELGELIRTKQITSCELTDIFLRRLRRYNHVLEAVISFTEDLAHSQATKADELLAQGTYLGPLHGIPYGLKDIIAVPHYKTTWGSKTFEDQILDIEAWVYKRLKSAGAVLVAKLVSGSLAYDDIWFGGRTRNPWNIAEFSTGSSAGPAASTSAGMVPFAIGSETAGSITYPAARCGITGLRPTFGTVGRSGVMSISESLVDKLGPFCRSAADCALIIDAIRGKDPDDPSSRNVALEDPFQVDIQKLTVGYLEDAEMEVVYVLSSKGVNCVPFKLNYTVESVQAILNFTMDVDMLSHFDKWQRSGHDDEYEAQDQWPVELRRARLIPAVDYLQAQRVRGKLIKEVCGSFTVDAFIGNATDWERVCLGNLVGMPVIVVPTGFKSIEDPPKGGTRRRTTITTGIYAPPDHDHIALALAMAYQSATNHHKQRPPIDDLGPNDVVPTPGTSLCCDPFDNSCLCFQRGCWLAESFKSLRKF; encoded by the exons ATGATTTACATCCCAAAGCCTCACTCGCGGAGCATGTCGCCAGGCTGCAACGCCATGTGCCGCCGGGCGCTGCCGCGTCGCGTCGTCTCGGTGGCCCTTATCCTCTTAACCGTCGCCTTGTGTTCGCCGCCGACGCGGCGCTCACCGGCAGCGGCAGAAGCAGCGGGGCATCACTTCGCCATG GACAATAGGCAGACTCTTCAAGTGGAAGACACTGCAAGTGAAGAAAATGACACTGAAATTTCTATAGTCAAGGATGCTTTAAAGTATTTCGATGCCGATTTTTTCAATGATTCAAAG GTGAAAGAAATGATGAAGGGTGCAAAAGAGTTCAACTTACCTATGTTCAGAGTGAACCGTAGGCTGGTTGCTTTTGAAGATGGGGGATTGCATAATCCATCAGTTTTGGTGTTCAATTCATCGTGGGGCAGCAAAGAAGCACCTCATAATAATAGAAAATTCAACTATTCTCCTTTGTCTGGGATAAAGAGGCCAAGTAGTGAAGAAGATATTGCATTCATGTCT GTACTTGAACTAGGAGAACTTATTAGGACCAAACAAATTACTTCGTGCGAGCTTACTGATATATTCCTTCGAAGATTAAGAAG GTACAATCATGTTCTTGAAGCTGTGATTTCATTTACTGAAGACTTAGCACACAGTCAGGCTACAAAGGCAGATGAGTTGCTGGCCCAAGGAACATATTTGG GTCCTCTTCATGGAATTCCTTATGGACTGAAAGACATTATAGCAGTACCCCACTATAAGACCACTTGGGGTTCAAAAACGTTCGAGGATCAAATTCTTGACATTGAAGCTTGGGTCTACAAAAG GCTAAAGTCTGCTGGAGCTGTTCTTGTAGCAAAGCTTGTTTCAGGATCACTAGCCTATGACGATATCTGGTTTGGGGGAAGGACCAGAAACCCTTGGAATATTGCTGAATTCTCTACTGGTTCATCAGCAGGACCAGCAGCCAGCACATCTGCAG GCATGGTTCCATTTGCGATTGGCTCGGAAACCGCTGGGTCAATAACTTACCCTGCTGCTCGTTGTGGAATAACTGGCTTGCGCCCGACTTTTGGGACTGTTGGTCGAAGTGGTGTCATGAGCATATCTGAGAGTTTGGTA GACAAGCTTGGTCCTTTCTGCAGAAGTGCCGCAGACTGTGCTCTTATAATAGATGCCATTAGAGGAAAGGATCCAGATGACCCTTCATCTCGTAATGTTGCTCTCGAAGACCCATTTCAAGTTGACATCCAAAAACTAACTGTTGGTTATCTTGAAGATGCTGAGATGGAG gTTGTTTATGTTCTTTCGTCAAAGGGTGTTAATTGTGTTCCTTTCAAGCTAAATTACACAGTTGAATCAGTTCAGGCAATTCTCAATTTTACAATGGATGTTGATATGCTGTCCCACTTTGACAAGTGGCAGCGCTCAGGACATGATGATGAGTACGAAGCGCAAGATCAGTGGCCAGTAGAGCTGCGACGTGCCCGTTTGATACCTGCCGTAGACTATCTGCAG GCACAAAGGGTACGAGGGAAGCTGATAAAGGAAGTTTGTGGGAGTTTTACTGTAGATGCATTCATTGGCAATGCAACTGATTGGGAGAGGGTCTGCTTGGGAAATCTTGTCGGTATGCCTGTAATTGTTGTTCCAACAGGTTTCAAAAGCATTGAAGATCCACCTAAAGGTGGTACCAGAAGAAGAACCACAATAACTACAGGCATATATGCGCCTCCTGACCATGATCACATT GCTCTAGCATTAGCTATGGCATACCAATCAGCCACCAATCACCACAAACAACGGCCACCTATTGATGACCTTGGCCCAAATGACGTGGTTCCGACTCCTG GGACATCATTGTGTTGTGATCCCTTCGACAATTCATGTTTATGCTTCCAGCGCGGTTGTTGGTTGGCTGAGTCTTTTAAATCTTTGCGAAAATTCTGA